A single Parabacteroides timonensis DNA region contains:
- the glgP gene encoding alpha-glucan family phosphorylase: protein MKIKANNANSPIWKDVYSHSMLPEALQPLHEIATNLWWVWNHDGAKLFGKIDKDLWVSTEGNPVLLLQSLSYKRIEEIQADKVLMAEIQEVYASFRKYVDAKPDATKPSVAYFSMEYGLSNILKIYSGGLGVLAGDYLKEASDSNIDLTAVGFLYRYGYFTQSLSMDGQQIANYEPQNFNTLPLTQVMQSNGEPMVLEVPYPGRTVYAHIWKVSVGRVPLYLMDTDIPQNSEWDRSITHQLYGGDWENRMKQEYLLGIGGIMMLNKLGIKKQIYHCNEGHAALINAQRLVDFIQNDGLTFNQALEVVRASALYTVHTPVPAGHDYFDEGLFGRYMGEFPGKLGISWQEFIDMGRENPGSNEKFSMSVFALNTCQEANGVSWLHGKVSQKMFAPVWKGYFPDELHVSWVTNGVHMPTWASTEWKRFFHEHFDKKFFTDQSNKKYWEAIQNVGDDDIWDIRKTLKKKLIEYIKVQYKQNWLKNQGDPSKVVSVLEKINPNALLIGFGRRFATYKRAHLLFTDLDRLAKIVNNEKYPIQFVFTGKAHPADGGGQGLIKHIVEISRRPEFLGKIIFLENYDMRLARHLIAGVDVWLNTPTRPLEASGTSGEKAEMNGVLNFSVLDGWWYEGYKEGAGWALTDKRTYENQQYQDQLDAATIYHILETEIIPTYYAKNSKGYSPEWIQYIKNSMSQIAPDYTMKRMLDDYIDRFYNKLATRSAHLRENSFAEAKAIAAWKEEVAQHWDSFQVDSFTCSQDLAVDNPVVGKEYSFNLVIDRKDLQGMLGAEVVVTKENSENHQLELLYTKQFELKKEEGSKLFFELKTTPSEAGIHKMGFRIYPVNKELPHRMDFAYIRWIQL from the coding sequence ATGAAAATCAAAGCGAATAACGCAAACAGTCCGATCTGGAAGGACGTTTATTCACATTCGATGCTCCCAGAAGCACTCCAGCCCTTACACGAAATTGCTACCAATCTTTGGTGGGTATGGAATCATGACGGAGCTAAATTATTTGGAAAAATCGACAAAGACCTATGGGTTTCCACAGAAGGTAATCCGGTTCTTCTACTCCAAAGCTTATCATACAAACGTATTGAGGAGATTCAGGCAGACAAAGTTCTGATGGCTGAAATCCAGGAAGTTTATGCAAGCTTCAGAAAATATGTAGACGCTAAACCCGACGCAACAAAACCTTCTGTAGCCTATTTCAGTATGGAATATGGTCTGAGCAATATCCTGAAGATCTATTCAGGAGGTCTGGGTGTTCTAGCCGGCGACTATCTGAAAGAAGCCAGCGACAGTAATATCGACCTGACAGCTGTTGGTTTCCTGTATCGTTACGGATACTTCACCCAGTCACTGTCAATGGACGGACAGCAGATCGCAAACTACGAACCGCAAAACTTTAACACATTGCCTCTCACCCAGGTTATGCAGTCTAACGGCGAACCGATGGTATTGGAAGTTCCTTACCCAGGCAGAACCGTATATGCTCATATCTGGAAGGTAAGCGTGGGCCGTGTGCCTTTATACCTGATGGATACTGACATTCCTCAGAACAGCGAATGGGACCGCTCTATCACTCACCAGTTATATGGCGGCGACTGGGAAAACCGTATGAAACAGGAATACCTGTTAGGTATCGGTGGTATCATGATGCTCAACAAACTCGGTATCAAAAAGCAAATTTACCATTGTAACGAAGGCCATGCAGCATTGATAAATGCTCAACGTTTGGTAGACTTCATTCAGAACGACGGACTTACCTTTAACCAAGCATTAGAGGTTGTACGTGCATCTGCCCTTTATACAGTACATACGCCGGTTCCTGCCGGACACGACTATTTCGACGAAGGCCTGTTCGGTCGTTACATGGGTGAATTCCCCGGCAAGCTGGGTATCAGCTGGCAGGAATTTATCGATATGGGACGCGAAAACCCGGGTTCAAACGAAAAGTTCTCTATGAGTGTATTCGCTCTGAACACTTGCCAGGAAGCAAACGGCGTAAGCTGGTTGCACGGTAAAGTATCACAGAAGATGTTCGCTCCGGTATGGAAAGGTTATTTCCCTGATGAACTTCACGTTAGCTGGGTTACCAACGGTGTACACATGCCAACATGGGCCTCTACCGAATGGAAACGTTTCTTCCACGAACACTTTGACAAGAAGTTCTTCACCGACCAGTCAAACAAAAAATATTGGGAAGCTATTCAGAATGTCGGCGACGATGATATCTGGGATATCCGTAAGACATTAAAGAAGAAGCTGATCGAATATATCAAAGTTCAGTACAAACAGAACTGGCTGAAAAACCAGGGCGACCCATCAAAGGTAGTATCTGTTCTTGAGAAGATTAACCCGAACGCATTGTTGATCGGTTTCGGACGTCGTTTCGCGACTTACAAACGTGCTCACTTGCTGTTTACTGATCTTGACCGCTTGGCAAAGATCGTAAACAATGAAAAATATCCGATCCAGTTCGTATTTACAGGTAAAGCTCACCCAGCAGACGGTGGGGGCCAGGGATTAATCAAACATATCGTTGAAATCTCACGCCGTCCGGAATTCCTGGGTAAGATCATCTTCCTCGAAAACTATGACATGCGTCTGGCACGTCACCTGATCGCAGGTGTCGATGTTTGGTTGAACACTCCGACACGTCCGTTGGAAGCTTCCGGTACATCCGGCGAAAAAGCAGAAATGAACGGTGTATTGAACTTCTCAGTTCTTGACGGATGGTGGTATGAAGGTTATAAAGAAGGTGCTGGTTGGGCATTGACCGACAAGCGTACTTACGAAAACCAACAGTACCAGGATCAACTGGATGCTGCAACAATCTATCATATCCTGGAAACAGAGATCATCCCGACTTACTATGCTAAAAACAGTAAAGGATACTCTCCGGAATGGATCCAGTATATCAAAAATTCTATGTCACAGATCGCTCCTGACTATACCATGAAACGTATGTTGGACGATTATATTGACCGTTTCTATAATAAACTGGCTACCCGTTCGGCCCATCTGCGCGAAAACAGTTTTGCCGAAGCTAAAGCTATCGCAGCATGGAAAGAAGAAGTTGCCCAGCATTGGGATAGCTTCCAGGTAGATTCATTTACTTGTAGCCAAGACCTGGCTGTCGACAACCCTGTTGTTGGGAAGGAATATTCATTCAACCTGGTGATCGATCGTAAAGATCTTCAGGGAATGTTAGGTGCTGAAGTGGTTGTAACCAAAGAAAATTCAGAAAATCACCAACTTGAATTACTTTACACGAAACAGTTTGAGTTGAAGAAAGAAGAAGGATCTAAACTATTCTTCGAATTGAAAACAACTCCGAGTGAAGCTGGTATTCACAAGATGGGCTTCCGTATTTACCCTGTAAATAAAGAATTGCCTCATCGCATGGACTTCGCATACATTCGCTGGATCCAGTTATAA
- a CDS encoding RagB/SusD family nutrient uptake outer membrane protein yields the protein MKKLVLLSGILGVCTFLSCSKFLEENPRDQISEEDAYDNATSAYLNTVATLYNYVGGFSDSQGLQGTYRGIYDLNTFTTDEAILPTRGGDWYDGGFWQGLFLHKWGVNSDAIQATWEYLYKVIVLSNKSLERLDEFYKQTNNKYIPAYMAEVRAFRAMYYYYLVDLFGRVPLVLSSSTPMKEVKQSTRAEVFEFVVKELQESLPLLSTERSNRLGDYYGRMTRPVAYFLLAKLALNAEVYTNNNWTSGSRPDGKNLFFEVGGQRLNAWQTVMAYCDSITAQGYQLSPDYENNFSVFNETSVENIFTIPMDKNFYTNQMQYLFRSRHYNHAKAYGLSGENGSSATIEALRTFGYDTDSVDARFDKCYFAGIMLDLNGDTIRLDNGEVLVYLPWEVDLDVSGRASEKVAGARMKKYAIDKTGTKDGKLSDNDIVLFRYADVLLMKSEAKVRNGENGDAELNQVRSRVGMPDRRATLDNVLAERQLEFAWEGWRRQDLVRFGLFTRSYSSRPQLPDEGNGYTTVFPIPENILLLNGNLTQNPGY from the coding sequence ATGAAAAAGTTAGTTTTACTATCCGGTATATTAGGTGTCTGTACGTTTTTGTCATGCAGTAAGTTCCTGGAAGAGAACCCGAGAGATCAGATTTCGGAGGAAGATGCTTATGATAATGCCACCTCGGCTTATCTGAATACGGTAGCTACTCTTTATAATTATGTCGGAGGTTTCAGTGACAGTCAGGGATTGCAAGGTACTTACCGGGGAATCTATGACCTGAATACTTTTACTACCGATGAAGCGATCCTGCCTACCCGGGGTGGCGACTGGTATGACGGCGGTTTCTGGCAAGGGCTGTTCCTGCATAAGTGGGGTGTCAACAGTGATGCGATACAGGCGACCTGGGAATATTTGTATAAGGTGATCGTATTGAGTAACAAATCGCTGGAACGTTTGGATGAGTTCTACAAGCAGACAAACAACAAATATATTCCGGCTTATATGGCCGAGGTCAGGGCTTTCCGGGCAATGTATTATTACTATCTGGTCGATCTGTTCGGACGTGTGCCGCTGGTATTGTCTTCTTCCACCCCGATGAAGGAGGTGAAGCAGAGTACCCGTGCGGAAGTCTTTGAATTTGTCGTGAAGGAATTGCAAGAGTCGTTACCGCTTCTAAGTACGGAGCGGAGTAATCGCTTGGGCGACTATTACGGTCGTATGACTCGTCCGGTGGCTTATTTCCTGTTGGCAAAATTGGCGTTGAATGCGGAGGTTTATACGAATAACAACTGGACGAGCGGTAGTCGTCCGGATGGAAAGAACCTGTTCTTTGAGGTGGGCGGTCAACGCTTGAATGCCTGGCAAACAGTAATGGCATACTGCGATTCCATTACTGCGCAAGGTTATCAACTTTCCCCTGATTATGAAAATAACTTTTCCGTGTTCAATGAAACGTCGGTAGAGAACATATTTACCATTCCGATGGATAAGAATTTTTACACTAACCAGATGCAATATCTGTTTCGTTCCCGCCATTATAACCATGCCAAGGCGTATGGGTTATCGGGTGAAAACGGTTCCTCCGCAACTATCGAGGCACTTCGTACTTTCGGCTATGATACGGATTCGGTAGATGCGCGTTTCGATAAATGTTATTTTGCCGGTATCATGCTTGACCTGAATGGCGATACCATCCGGCTGGATAATGGGGAGGTCTTAGTTTATTTGCCCTGGGAGGTGGATCTCGATGTGTCGGGAAGAGCTTCTGAAAAGGTGGCAGGTGCCCGTATGAAGAAATATGCGATCGATAAAACGGGTACTAAGGATGGTAAGCTGTCGGATAACGATATTGTTTTGTTTCGTTATGCCGATGTTTTGTTGATGAAAAGTGAAGCAAAAGTACGTAACGGAGAGAACGGTGATGCGGAATTGAATCAAGTCCGTTCACGTGTGGGAATGCCTGACAGGCGGGCTACTCTGGATAATGTACTGGCAGAACGCCAGCTTGAGTTTGCCTGGGAAGGCTGGAGGCGGCAGGATCTGGTCCGTTTCGGCCTGTTTACCCGTTCGTATAGTAGTCGTCCGCAATTGCCGGATGAAGGGAATGGATATACGACCGTTTTTCCTATACCTGAAAATATTTTATTATTGAACGGTAACCTGACGCAGAATCCGGGATATTGA
- a CDS encoding SusC/RagA family TonB-linked outer membrane protein, translating to MTNSFNTCLRGVITFTFLLFLCCRFTAQAQIAPLLPDTFRTAVPDSVIMDDEIAVGYATGSQRTISGSVDKVSEKRMNKGFVSSSLNALSGQAAGVSISTGANRAAALSSVRVRGTTSLTGGNDPLVIIDGVSSDLNTLSAIYPADIESFTILKDASETAQYGSRGASGVIEVATKKGKGGAFSIGYDGSFGVEAVYKNMKMLSGDDFRTVAADRNIDILDLGYNTNFPDEITRTGIVQNHHIALGGGSETSNYRASLGVMDRDGVVRTNDFQNFTVKLDISQKAFSDRLKIDMGVFGSLQKNSYLNDIQKTFYSAAAFNPTYPNHRDEQTGGWNGVTNASQITNPLAWLEVKDDDSNAHFNTHLKFTVNLNKYLKFSAFGSYTYNVIDNSQYLPTTVWAHGQAYKGERKMEDILGNIMLSYSNSWGKHQLDALGLAEAQKNILTGFYTTVTNFSTDKFGYNNLQAGAVRLWEGTNSYYEDPRLSSFLGRVNYVYAGRYVATVNARADASSKVGKNNKWGFFPSVSAAWVVSEEAFMKQFTFLNNLKIRAGYGLSGNQDAIDSYNSLQLVKPNGVVSVGGTPTVTMGVIRNANPDLKWEVKRTVNAGIDIGFFRNRLLMTVDYYNSKTSDMLYLYDVSVPPFAYNKLLANLGAMRNSGVELGFGVTPLQTKDLELSVNVNVTFQQNKLLSLSGVYKGEQMSAPQYTSISDLNGAGFHGGYNHIVYQVVGQPLGVFYLPHCTGLTQMENGGYKYEIADLNGGGVNIEDGEDRYIAGQATPKTMLGSNISFRYKYFDISLQINGAFGHKIYNGTALTYMNMNSFPDYNVMKGAPEQNIQDQTATDYWLEKGDYINFDYLTVGWNVPLGKWKKYVRNLRLSCSVNNLATITGYSGLTPMINSYIVNNTLGIDDKRNYPVYRSYTVGLSFQF from the coding sequence ATGACTAATTCATTTAATACCTGTTTAAGGGGGGTAATCACCTTCACTTTCCTGTTGTTTCTTTGTTGTCGGTTTACGGCTCAGGCGCAGATTGCTCCGTTATTGCCGGATACGTTCCGGACGGCTGTTCCCGATAGTGTGATAATGGATGACGAGATTGCTGTCGGGTATGCTACTGGTAGTCAGCGGACTATTTCCGGTTCTGTCGATAAAGTTTCTGAGAAACGTATGAATAAGGGTTTTGTGTCCAGTTCCCTGAATGCTCTGAGCGGACAGGCGGCGGGTGTCAGTATTTCCACGGGGGCGAACAGGGCGGCTGCTTTGAGTTCCGTCCGGGTGAGGGGAACTACTTCACTGACAGGTGGTAACGACCCGCTGGTCATTATCGACGGGGTTTCTTCCGACCTGAATACGCTTAGTGCCATTTATCCGGCGGATATCGAAAGTTTTACTATCCTGAAAGATGCTTCCGAAACGGCGCAGTATGGTTCGCGTGGCGCTTCGGGGGTGATCGAGGTGGCGACGAAGAAAGGAAAAGGCGGTGCGTTCAGTATCGGTTATGACGGTAGTTTCGGGGTTGAGGCTGTCTATAAGAATATGAAGATGTTGTCGGGGGATGATTTCCGCACAGTGGCGGCCGACCGCAATATCGATATACTCGATCTGGGATATAATACGAACTTCCCGGATGAGATTACTCGTACAGGGATCGTACAGAATCACCATATCGCTTTGGGCGGTGGTTCGGAAACGTCCAATTACCGTGCATCCCTGGGTGTTATGGATCGTGACGGAGTGGTTCGGACAAACGATTTCCAGAATTTTACCGTTAAGCTGGATATTTCCCAGAAGGCTTTTAGCGACAGGCTGAAGATCGATATGGGAGTTTTCGGTTCCCTGCAAAAGAACAGTTACCTGAATGATATTCAAAAGACGTTTTATTCGGCGGCGGCGTTCAACCCGACATACCCCAATCACCGGGATGAACAGACCGGAGGATGGAACGGGGTAACTAACGCCAGCCAGATCACCAATCCGCTAGCCTGGCTGGAGGTGAAGGATGACGATTCGAATGCTCATTTTAATACGCATTTGAAGTTTACGGTCAACCTGAATAAATATCTTAAGTTTTCGGCATTCGGCTCCTATACTTATAATGTAATAGATAATTCACAATATCTGCCTACTACGGTATGGGCGCATGGGCAGGCCTATAAAGGGGAGAGGAAGATGGAAGATATATTGGGGAATATCATGTTGAGTTACTCCAACAGTTGGGGAAAGCATCAATTGGATGCGCTTGGGCTGGCAGAGGCTCAGAAGAATATCCTGACCGGCTTTTATACGACGGTAACGAATTTCTCGACGGATAAATTCGGTTATAATAATCTGCAGGCAGGTGCGGTACGTTTGTGGGAAGGTACCAATTCGTATTATGAAGATCCTCGTCTGAGTTCTTTCCTGGGACGTGTGAATTATGTTTATGCCGGGCGTTATGTGGCAACGGTCAATGCCCGTGCGGATGCTTCGTCAAAGGTTGGGAAAAATAATAAATGGGGATTCTTTCCTTCCGTTTCGGCTGCCTGGGTGGTGAGTGAAGAGGCGTTTATGAAGCAGTTTACGTTTCTGAATAACCTGAAGATACGTGCCGGTTACGGTTTATCCGGTAACCAAGATGCTATCGACTCTTATAACTCCCTTCAGTTGGTTAAACCTAACGGAGTTGTTTCTGTCGGAGGAACTCCGACCGTGACGATGGGGGTAATACGAAATGCTAATCCTGATTTAAAGTGGGAGGTGAAGCGTACGGTGAATGCAGGTATAGATATCGGCTTTTTTCGTAACCGGCTGTTGATGACTGTTGATTATTATAATTCGAAGACGAGTGATATGCTCTACCTGTATGATGTGAGCGTTCCGCCTTTTGCTTATAATAAATTGTTGGCAAACCTGGGAGCTATGCGTAACAGTGGTGTCGAACTGGGTTTCGGGGTTACTCCTTTACAAACAAAAGACCTGGAACTGAGTGTGAATGTCAATGTGACCTTCCAGCAAAACAAATTGCTTTCCCTGAGTGGAGTTTATAAGGGAGAACAAATGTCGGCTCCCCAATATACCAGTATCTCCGACTTGAACGGGGCGGGTTTCCATGGTGGATATAATCATATCGTCTATCAGGTGGTAGGGCAACCGTTGGGTGTTTTTTATCTCCCTCATTGCACCGGGTTGACACAGATGGAAAATGGCGGTTATAAATATGAAATAGCCGACCTGAATGGTGGTGGTGTGAATATTGAGGATGGGGAAGACCGTTATATAGCCGGGCAAGCTACTCCGAAAACAATGTTGGGGTCGAATATCAGTTTCCGGTATAAATACTTCGATATTTCTTTACAGATAAATGGAGCTTTCGGCCATAAGATTTATAATGGTACAGCTCTTACCTATATGAATATGAATAGTTTTCCCGATTACAACGTGATGAAGGGAGCACCCGAACAGAATATCCAGGATCAGACGGCAACAGACTACTGGCTGGAAAAAGGCGATTATATCAACTTCGATTACCTGACTGTCGGATGGAATGTCCCGCTGGGTAAATGGAAGAAATATGTGCGGAACCTGCGCTTGTCGTGCTCTGTCAACAATCTGGCGACAATTACCGGATATTCCGGCCTTACGCCTATGATTAACAGTTATATTGTAAATAATACCTTGGGAATAGACGATAAGCGGAATTATCCGGTTTACCGTTCTTATACTGTCGGTCTGAGTTTTCAATTTTAA
- the mdh gene encoding malate dehydrogenase produces MSKVTVVGAGNVGATCANVLAFNEVADEVVMLDVKEGVSEGKAMDMMQTAQLLGFDTTVVGCTNDYAQTANSDVVVITSGIPRKPGMTREELIGVNAGIVKSVAQNILKYSPNAIIVVISNPMDTMTYLSLKSLGLPKNRIIGMGGALDSSRFKYFLSQALGCNANEVEGMVIGGHGDTTMIPLARLATYKGIPVSKLLSAEKLQEVVASTMVGGATLTKLLGTSAWYAPGAAGAYVVESIIHNQGKMIPCSVYLEGEYGESDLCIGVPVILGKNGIEKIVELELTAEEKELFAKSAAAVKSTNEALKEVGAL; encoded by the coding sequence ATGTCTAAAGTAACAGTTGTTGGCGCCGGTAATGTAGGTGCTACTTGCGCAAATGTTCTTGCCTTCAATGAAGTGGCAGACGAAGTTGTAATGCTTGATGTTAAGGAAGGTGTTTCCGAAGGTAAAGCAATGGATATGATGCAGACAGCTCAGCTGCTGGGTTTTGATACAACAGTTGTAGGTTGCACTAACGACTATGCTCAAACTGCAAATTCTGATGTTGTAGTTATCACTTCAGGTATTCCTCGTAAACCGGGTATGACTCGTGAAGAGTTGATCGGTGTTAACGCTGGTATCGTTAAAAGTGTAGCTCAGAACATCCTGAAATATTCTCCGAATGCAATTATCGTAGTTATCTCTAACCCGATGGATACAATGACTTATCTGTCATTGAAATCTCTGGGTCTGCCGAAAAACCGTATCATCGGTATGGGTGGTGCACTGGATAGCTCACGTTTCAAATATTTCTTGTCTCAGGCTCTGGGATGCAATGCTAACGAAGTAGAAGGTATGGTAATCGGTGGTCACGGTGATACTACAATGATTCCGTTGGCTCGTCTGGCTACTTACAAAGGCATCCCTGTCAGCAAACTGTTGAGCGCTGAAAAACTGCAGGAAGTAGTTGCTTCTACTATGGTTGGTGGTGCTACACTGACTAAACTGCTGGGTACTTCTGCATGGTATGCACCGGGTGCAGCAGGAGCTTATGTAGTTGAATCTATCATCCACAACCAGGGTAAGATGATTCCTTGTTCAGTTTACCTGGAAGGAGAATACGGTGAATCAGATCTTTGCATCGGTGTTCCTGTTATCCTTGGTAAGAACGGTATCGAAAAGATCGTTGAACTGGAACTGACTGCTGAAGAAAAAGAATTGTTCGCTAAGAGCGCTGCAGCTGTTAAGAGCACAAACGAAGCATTGAAAGAAGTTGGTGCCTTATAA
- a CDS encoding RNA polymerase sigma factor: MHEKSIHSETINKLREGSHEAFDTLYNVYADSLYGFALLHTKSVVQAEDIVQETFLKLWNMRASLSVEGSFKSMLFTIAKNHVIDIFRQQINRPNFEDYIAFCEDENLLDNTSVEKIYYDDFLEKLAIAKQKLTPAQRNIFELSREEGMSNAEIAAASDLSEQTVKNHLSAALKILRTELRKYNFIFALFI, translated from the coding sequence ATGCATGAAAAATCCATACATAGCGAAACTATAAATAAGCTTCGTGAAGGTTCTCACGAAGCTTTTGATACATTATATAATGTATACGCAGATTCCTTGTACGGATTTGCCTTATTACATACCAAGTCGGTTGTACAAGCAGAAGATATTGTCCAAGAGACTTTTCTTAAATTGTGGAACATGAGGGCTTCCCTATCTGTGGAAGGATCTTTCAAGTCCATGTTGTTCACCATTGCAAAAAATCATGTGATCGATATTTTCCGCCAACAAATAAACCGTCCTAATTTCGAAGACTACATCGCTTTCTGTGAAGATGAAAACTTGCTCGATAATACCTCCGTCGAGAAAATATATTACGATGATTTTCTGGAAAAGTTGGCGATTGCCAAACAAAAGCTTACTCCTGCCCAACGGAATATCTTCGAACTCAGCCGTGAAGAAGGAATGAGTAACGCCGAAATAGCAGCCGCCTCAGATCTGTCGGAGCAGACAGTAAAGAATCATTTATCTGCCGCACTAAAGATACTGCGCACCGAATTACGCAAATACAACTTCATCTTTGCTCTTTTTATTTAA
- a CDS encoding FecR family protein codes for MTDLFNKLYSQFLNGNTDRERFKDFKKSLNRLPDTELSQKMEKFWLENENYPAMDIQHKQNIRKKLHEQIIPQQKKTFMYWRHIAAAVAVIALLSVTAWNISVMQKKNSVDSFLAEVPAGNKVQLTLPDKSSVKLNSESTLSYTYQNGKRVVKLAGEAYFHVSKDKEHPFVVQTGDLNIEVLGTSFNVCLDNDNNSIETSLIEGSIRLYDSKYPSETFILKPNQKAIYSGNRKISLYNTDNVKETAWTRDHLVFESEKLSSVFHKIERWYGVNIELKCPEIANDRISGSFKNEQLPYVMEALKIQYGFNYEITGNNVVINKSNKLKNK; via the coding sequence ATGACTGATTTATTCAATAAATTATATTCTCAATTCCTAAATGGAAATACCGATCGGGAAAGATTCAAAGACTTCAAAAAGTCTTTGAATCGACTTCCGGATACAGAACTATCCCAAAAGATGGAAAAGTTCTGGTTGGAAAATGAGAACTATCCGGCTATGGATATACAGCATAAACAGAATATCCGCAAAAAACTTCACGAGCAAATAATACCTCAACAGAAGAAAACGTTTATGTACTGGCGTCATATTGCTGCGGCCGTCGCAGTAATCGCCTTACTATCCGTAACAGCCTGGAACATATCCGTTATGCAAAAAAAGAATTCGGTTGATTCCTTCCTGGCAGAAGTTCCGGCAGGAAACAAAGTACAATTAACATTACCGGATAAAAGCTCCGTCAAATTAAATTCGGAAAGTACCCTGTCGTATACCTATCAAAACGGTAAACGCGTTGTTAAACTGGCAGGAGAAGCCTATTTCCATGTCTCAAAAGATAAGGAACATCCTTTTGTCGTACAAACGGGAGATTTAAACATAGAAGTACTGGGTACCAGCTTCAACGTTTGTCTCGACAACGACAATAATTCGATCGAAACATCCCTGATAGAAGGATCTATCCGTCTTTATGATTCGAAATATCCTTCCGAAACATTCATATTAAAACCCAACCAGAAAGCAATCTATTCCGGCAATCGGAAAATCAGCCTTTACAATACGGATAATGTAAAAGAAACGGCCTGGACACGCGATCACCTGGTTTTCGAATCAGAAAAGCTCAGCTCCGTATTCCACAAAATAGAGCGATGGTACGGTGTAAATATTGAATTGAAATGTCCGGAAATAGCCAACGACCGTATTTCCGGTTCCTTTAAAAATGAACAATTGCCTTATGTAATGGAGGCTTTGAAAATTCAATACGGATTCAATTATGAAATAACAGGAAACAATGTAGTAATCAATAAGTCTAATAAATTAAAAAATAAGTAA